Proteins encoded within one genomic window of Candidatus Peregrinibacteria bacterium:
- a CDS encoding DUF1704 domain-containing protein: MKLRHIKKRDLRFAKMIEKHNFDIIGYFAPTNLEKACDQFLKNPKKAPYFKFECPFSKTEVQRWITEVQNIREQILRSKMDKALLLLYMRAIDDIFDSYHMLLAFLKKDDAEFYRYSSKIYGRPTIVDTLLEARLFSDIRQKITSKKKAFDDLPYANDKLEPLDAEKFTAFLKKAMQYYTKKFGITVNIEIGDDNIIPNVSMGGEAIYFQIPKNTLLDPFEALSLFFHEIEGHALKRANAVFSPYQILEEGTKGFLTLDEGIAMYREVSMMKKFFHVAEDFDMNISNLVLSRIAKGDDFVKIFEVLRMLQFEKEDAFYSASRFFMGIHSPGNTKGYSFTRDYVYEFGYNLVSEYLASGEDICWLYQGLIGFPEVDILRLLNIPATILPATEPQYYENLIDFLGIPRKMTYVKKHRGHHTAHVFQHKKRRHS, from the coding sequence ATGAAACTCCGCCATATCAAAAAACGCGATCTTCGCTTTGCAAAAATGATCGAAAAACACAATTTCGATATTATTGGATATTTTGCTCCTACAAATCTCGAAAAAGCCTGTGATCAGTTTTTGAAAAACCCAAAAAAGGCGCCGTATTTTAAATTTGAGTGTCCATTTTCAAAAACTGAAGTGCAAAGATGGATAACCGAAGTTCAGAACATTCGAGAGCAGATTTTGAGATCCAAAATGGATAAGGCTCTTCTTCTCCTCTACATGCGAGCAATTGATGATATTTTCGATTCATATCATATGCTCCTCGCGTTTCTCAAAAAAGACGACGCTGAGTTTTACCGGTACAGTTCAAAAATTTACGGCAGACCGACAATAGTAGATACCCTCCTCGAAGCGCGACTATTTTCGGATATTCGGCAAAAAATCACTTCGAAAAAGAAAGCTTTTGACGATCTTCCCTACGCGAATGATAAACTCGAACCACTTGATGCAGAAAAATTTACTGCTTTTCTGAAAAAAGCGATGCAGTATTACACCAAAAAATTTGGAATTACCGTGAATATTGAAATCGGCGATGACAATATCATTCCAAATGTCAGCATGGGCGGAGAGGCGATTTACTTTCAAATCCCAAAAAACACCTTGCTCGACCCATTTGAAGCACTTTCCTTATTTTTCCATGAGATTGAAGGTCATGCGCTCAAAAGAGCAAATGCTGTCTTTTCGCCGTACCAAATTCTCGAAGAAGGAACAAAGGGATTTCTCACTCTCGATGAAGGAATTGCAATGTATCGCGAAGTTTCCATGATGAAAAAATTTTTTCATGTTGCGGAAGATTTCGACATGAATATTTCCAATCTCGTTCTTAGCCGAATTGCTAAAGGCGATGATTTTGTAAAAATTTTTGAAGTACTTCGAATGCTACAATTTGAAAAAGAAGACGCTTTTTACTCAGCGAGCAGATTTTTCATGGGAATTCATTCTCCCGGAAATACGAAGGGGTATTCATTTACCAGAGATTATGTGTACGAGTTCGGATACAATCTCGTGTCGGAATATCTCGCGAGCGGTGAAGATATTTGTTGGCTTTATCAAGGTCTTATTGGATTTCCAGAAGTTGATATTTTGAGACTTCTCAATATTCCCGCAACAATTCTCCCCGCAACCGAGCCTCAATATTACGAAAATCTTATCGACTTTCTCGGAATTCCGAGAAAGATGACATATGTAAAAAAACATAGAGGACATCACACCGCTCACGTATTTCAACATAAAAAAAGACGCCATTCATGA